From the Jilunia laotingensis genome, the window GATGCAAATGCCGGGAATCATACAAGAGCTGAAAGCCCGTTTCAGGGTCGGAAGTAAGGTTAAGTTCAGGATTGTACATAGGAGCAATCAACCCATGATTGGAACCGCCATAAATATTTCCCAATACAAGGTTCACTTTCGATAAAGCGAGTTGCGCCCTGAAATAAGGCAAAATATGTGTTCCGCGCTGATACTGGTTCCCTTTCCATGTAGCTATATCATGATAAGCATAATTAGGATACCTGTAAGCACCACTATAAATCAAGGCATGAACACCCAATTCGAGTTTTATATTTTTCAGCGGATAAAAAACTCCTTTCGGCTGCAACCACAATCCCGGCAAAGAATAGCCTTTCATTACAGTGCCCGCATACTCATTGTCTTTGAAAAAGCTGATATTGTCCAGCTCTACGGACAATTCCCCTACACGATTCGGATTGATTTCATAGTCGGTCTTGCAAACTCGGTCTTCCACTTGTGCCCGGACGGAAATATCCGCCATGAAAAACATCGTTACACAAAGTATCCATCTAATATATTTGCCGTATTTCATTTTAAAAAGATCAAAGTGATTGCATATCATTCAGCCGTTTATAATAACCATTCAATGCCAATAATTCTTCATGTTTTCCACGCTCTACGATTTCTCCTTCATAAAGGACACAGATTTCATCCGCATTCTTGATAGTGGAAAGCCGGTGTGCGATGGCAATAGTAGTGCGTGTCTTCATCAGTCTTTCGAGTGCCTCCTGTACCAGACGTTCGGACTCCGTATCCAGCGCAGAAGTCGCTTCGTCAAGGATCAGGATCGGAGGATTTTTCAAAATGGCCCGGGCAATGCTGATACGTTGCCGCTGACCACCGGAAAGTTTACTTCCCCGGTCACCGATATTCGTATTGTACCCCTCTTCTTTCTCCATGATAAAATCGTGAGCATTGGCAATCTTTGCAGCTTCCACCACCTGCTCCATCGTAGCATTTTCAACACCAAAAGCGATATTATTGAAGAATGTATCGTTGAAAAGGATAGCTTCCTGATTCACATTGCCGATCAAACTGCGCAGATCGGAAATGCGTACATCTTTAATACTGGTGCCATCGATCTTGATATCCCCCTCCTGCACATCGTGATAACGGGGCAACAAATCGACCAACGTGGATTTACCAGAACCGGACTGACCGACCAATGCAACCGTTTTCCCCTTAGGGATAGTCACATTGACACTTTTCAGCACCTCCCGCTTACCGTCATAACTGAATGAGATATTTTCAAACTCTATCTTATCATTCAATCCATTCAGTGGTTTAGGATTCGGCACCTCTTTGATCTTATTTTCAGCTTTCAATATTTTATCCACACGTTCCATAGAAGCCAATCCTTTAGGGATGTTATAGCCCGCTTTTGAGAACTCTTTCAAAGGATTGATCACACTATATAAAATGACCATGTAAAAGATGAAAGAAGGAGCATCGATACTTGAATTATGCCCTAAAATCAATGAGCCTCCAAACCACAGCACTATGACAATCAGGAGTGTACCCAAGAATTCGCTCATCGGATGTGCTAATGACTGTCTGATTGCCACCCGATTGGTAGCGTCCCGGTAATCATTGCTGCATTTTGTAAAGCGGTCGACCATCTTTTTCTCGGCAATAAAAGCCTTGATGATGCGAAGCCCACCTAACGTTTCCTCCAATTGTGACATGGTATCACTCCATTTCCCCTGTGCTTCCAAAGAGTCGCGTTTCAATTTCTTGCCTACCACTCCCATCAGCCATCCCATACCAGGCAAAACCAGAATAGTAAATAGAGTCAACTGCCAGCTTGTAATAATCAACGTAGTAAAGTAGAAAATTATCAGGATAGGATTCTTTATCAACATATCAAGCGAACTGGTAATAGAGTTTTCAACTTCCCCCACATCTCCACTCATACGTGCAATGATATCTCCTTTACGCTCTTCGGAGAAGAATCCTAAAGGCAAAGACATCACCTTCGAATAAACCATTATACGAATATCACGCACAACCCCTGTACGCAAAGGAACCATAATGGCAGAAGAAGCAAAATAACAGGATGTTTTCAGAAGAGTCATAAATGCAAGGAACAGCCCCAGAAAGAGCAATGCCAAAGACGGACCATTCTTTTCAATCATCTCCGTGACGAAATAATAGAAGTTATTCACAAGAACTTCTTTCATTCCTACACCAGAGTCCCAAGGTATGAACTCATAAACCTTATTATCCATCTTGAACAATATCTGAAGAATAGGAATAAGTAATGTAAACGAAAAGACATTTAGCACAGCCGATAAAACATTCAGCACGATAGCCCAACCTAAGTATTTTTTATAAGGCGACACAAAACGTCGCATGAGTTGAAAGAATTCCTTCATTGCTTGTCATTAAATGAATTAGGGTGCAAAGATAGAAGTTATTTCTTTAGGAAAGTTCTATTCCTTATAAATTAATGTGAAGGCTACAGTAAATAATAGCTTAACATTCAGCATGGGAACACAATAAATTCAAAAACAGAATCAAATAATTTGGTAGTATAACTTAAAAATATATATCTTCACACTCCCAAAACCTGAAAGAAAAAATGAATCCCAAAATTTATCTCATCTGCTTTGCAGATTCCAGACTTCAAAAATCGACCAACCGGCTAAAAGGTGAAGTCAGCAACTTCAAAATGATAGATGAAGTACATTTTTATGGAGAAGAGGATCTTGAACCTTCTTTCAAAAAGGACTTTCACCCCATCCATTATCGGCGTGGATACGGATACTGGAAATGGAAACCTTACTTTGTAAAAAGGATATTCGAGCAAATGAATCAAAATGATATCGTCATTTGGTCTGACGTTGGCAATGTGTTCAACATAAAAGGAGAACAGAGATTTCTGGAATATATCGATATGCTGTGCAAGAACGAAACCGGGATTCTATTCTTCCGCCAGGAAGGAAACATAGAAAGGTATTGGACAAAAGGAGACTTGTTCCGATTCTTCAATGTACAAGATAACCCAGCCTTTACAGATAGTTCTCAAGCGTGGGCAGGCTGTTTCATCCTCCGAAAAACAGCCATCTCTCAGGAGTTCGTCAACAGATGGTACGATGTTCACATGAACCATTATGACCTGACCACAGATAAGAGATCGCAATCTCCGAACCTACCCGGATTCAGAGAAAACAGGCATGATCAAAGCGTCTTTTCCTTATTAGTTAAATCCTACGACAGCATACAGATTTCGAGCAACGAAGTGTATTGTGGCGAAAGGACATGGGAACAAATGGAACCTTATCCGATATGGGGTGCCAGAAAAACAGAATACAAAAAGAACAGAATACTCAATCTTATATTGGATCCTTATAAATGGCTGCAACGCAAGTATATGGCAGCATTTGAAGATATGTACTTCAATAAAGAGTTCAAATGGTAACATTTTCGCAGCATGAGAGATAATTTAATTGATTCAATAAAGGCCTTTGCTATTATACTGGTCATTTTAGGGCACAGTATACAATTTAATATACCCGAAAATTTTGATTCCGATTATCTATTTAGGATTATTTATTCTTTCCATATGCCTTTATTCATGTTTATCAGCGGTTATGTAACCATATTTTCAAAAAAGCCAAATCTAAAATCCTTGGCACGAAAGGCAAAGACATTACTCCTACCATATTTGTCGTGGGCTTTTATCAATTATTTCATCTTTCATTATGGAATGTCATTCTATGAATATCAAAAAATGGTAATCAATGAACCAGACAACGCTTTATGGTTTCTCTATGTTTTATTTTTCTGTCATTTAACTTTTTATTTTCTAAATAAAATTCCATCTCATTTTGATACATGGATCGGAATAATTATTTCCATCCCTATCATGTTGCTCCCCTTCCATTCATTTGGGTTCAACCTATTCAAATGGTACTTTTTCTTTTTTATAATAGGAAGAGGAGTAAGTGAGTACAAAAATCATCTAAGAATCAAAAACTCACTCATTCTTATTTTATCAGTCCCTTTATTCTTTTTCCTAAGCTATTTTTGGCATAGAACAATGTTGCCCAATTTCTTTCTTGGAAAGCCAGTAAGCGCACTCATCTATAAATTGGCCGTACCCTGCTTAGGAATTATTAGTACATTTTCCATATTCAAAGCCATTAATATCCAATCTGACTTTTGGAGTAAAGTAATTGGCAGGAAAACACTCGAAATATATATTGCTCACTTTTTATTCATTTTCCCATGCGTATCAATTCTTAAAGGTCATATGAATACTTGGTTAGCAATAGTACTAACATGTATTATCAGTCTATTTTGTAGTCTCTTATTTGCAAAATTAGTCAAACAAAACAAGATATTATCACTATTTCTATTTGGGAAATAATATTCTATATTATAAGAATATTGGATGTTGAAACAAGTTTTTCCATACATACTCTGTCTCATCATCACACAAAATGACATACTTATTCGAGTCATCACCTAAAAGGGCACCATATTTGCCTAGTGTCCCTTTGCTAGTAATGCAATGTCTACAATGAGCAATAAGAAATAAATCCATATAACCTTTATCAGAGCCATTAATATCTATCACTTTAAAGTTATCGTTTAATGATAAATTGCTAATTAGCTCTTTTTCCACCCAACTTGGTTCATCAGAAAAGAAATAAAAGTAAGGTAATAACAATTTCTCTTCAAAAAATCGAACCGCTTTCTTGAAATAATCAAACGAAGCAGGCTTTCCATATGCATATACGTCAACCGAAAGGTCTCCACGTCGTACATGTACTGCTACAGGACAAATACAATCTTTGATCTCTTTACACAACTCCTCATTCGAATTGTCCAGTACCCCCGGAGTCATTTTGAATAACGATCGGAATGTTTTCAGCCAAATTTCAGGAGGCAAATGATAGTATCCCCCCAAATAAACAGGAGGGGTAAACTGTAAAAAAGAGAAATCATCAATTCTCGTTCCCGAATTATTCCCTCCAAAATAACACTTTCTTTTATAAAAATCAACTGCCATTTTGGACGCTTTATCGAAGTGAAGATATGGAAAAGCTTTTAAAAGATCAAAATTACGAACAAATTTTCGATTTAGATCACTTCCCCATTCTTGAAAAAAGGAGACATCAAAACATACCAGATAGCCTTTTTCAGCATAAAGCTGCCCTAACAGATATTGATGCATTTGGGAACAAATACCTCCATCCATTAACAATATGACTTCCGGATGTACAAATCCAAACTGCATCAACTTTTTATAAAAACTTCTTTTTAGTTTACCCATTAATCTTTCTAATATAATTCAAATTTTTCCTTGTTTCTTATAACGTATTATATTAAAATAACCAAGCCATGGAGAAATGCGATATATCGTAATAATCTTTCGCTCACGCCGAGACAACAGATTTTCCAAATCAGGATATAGTTTTAAATCCCTTACTAATCTCTTTAAATCATTACGAACATCTTCAAGATGATTCCAAGAAATGCTTGTGAATGTTGTCCGTATATGAAGTCGAGCCATTCCTCTTTCATATTTCTTATCTATACCTAACTTTTTAAAAAATTCTTCCAGCCAAACCTGATATGCTCTGTAATTCAAATATTTCTCATCATTTACATTCACGGTTATAGACGTCGGAACCCTATTATAATTCAAAATAGGTTTGTCAAAAGATACAACTTTGGGATCATGTACTAACAATTGAACCATCATAATCGCATCTTCGCCATAATAAATATGAGATACAGTCTCAACCGCATTATCTTGAAACAATGACCTCCTTTGGAAATTTGACCACACGCTACAATATGCCTGTTCATTTAATATTTCATCTAAATAATCAGTTCCTTTCAGTTCATCAAAAGCCAATGCTCCTGAAAAACGTTTAGGTTGTCCTGGATAACAAAAATAGAAAGGAGCAGCGACAATATCTGCATTTGTTTCTTCCGCTCTTTTTACCAAACACTCAATTGCATTTTCTAGCAATGTATCGTCACTGTCCAAGTGTTGTATATATTTTCCATTCGCGACCGATAATCCCGATCGTCGAGCTAAAGGCAAGCCCTCATTCGTTTTATTAATTACTACAACACGTGAATCAGCAGATGCATATTTTTCTACTAAATACTGACTTCCATCTGTACTTCCATCATTCACAACTATGATTTCAAGGTTTTTATAAGATTGATTTACAACACTTCCTATACATGCTTCAACATAATTTTCACTATTATAAACTGGTATAATAACAGATACCAACGGGCATGATCCATCCATATATTTTATCCTTTAATAAAGCATTTTCCTTAGTCTTACACACACAATTCATCCAATAACTCTATCCACCGTCTTCCAACTACGTCAATGGAATACTCTTCTGCCTTCTTCACGATATCATTTCTCATTTCCTGAAGCAATTCTGGATTCTTTATTAATTTCAATAAAGAATCAGCATAACGATCCAAATCAAAAGGAGGAATGAGAACTCCATTTTTACCTGAAGGAGAAAGAATATGATGTACACCTGCCGAACAGTCAAAAGCAATGGGTACAACTCCATTCGCTTGAGCTTCTGTAAGACATAATGGCCAACCTTCGAATGTGGAAACCAAACATAATATAGCAGCTTCTCTATAATAAGAACCAACATTATCCGAAAAGCCGACAAAGCGAACCCGTTCCAAACCTTCCAGTTTAACTTTCTTCTCTAATTTTTCTCGTTCTTCCCCATCGCCTACGAGAATCAATTCCCAATCGGGCAATTGATTAAAAATCTTCCGCCAAATATCAATCAATCTATCCACCCGTTTATCAACATAACTCATTCTCCCTACAAACAGAAGCTGCTGCTTCTTATCCCAATTGACTAATTTGACCTTGCGTTCCGAATTTGGAATAACTCTCAATTTGGTATCATGGGCATCCAAAGATAGTCTTCTTATTAATTCATCTTTATATGCATCACACAAAACAACATAACGGTCTGCTAATTGATAAGTCTCTTTATACATCGCTCTGATCTTCCGAAAGGCCTTCTTAAACCATACATATTTGGGATATGATATCAAATACCATTCCAATTTGGATATCCATGAAACCATCCCACGTCTTCGGGCACGATCTAATATAAGTTCAGCTTCCCAAAAGGGTATACTATGCAAAGCATATACATACTTGCAATGAGTCTTTTGTAATATATCATTAATAAAAAGCATACGCCTTCCTACTGAAACAAGAACATTTATATTCAATCTATTAACCGACTCAACAATCGCATCAGCATCGATTTTGGACTGTTCTACGTATCTTTCCGGCAATTCTATCACCTGTAGGTTCAAAGTAATTTCTGAAGACACTTTTTCCTTACAAAACTTCCCTGCAAAAACAAAAACATCATACCCCGCTGCAACAAGAAAATTAGCCACGTCTATAGTAACTCTCTCTCCCCCTCCTCCCGGAAATTCATCATGGATAAACGCTATTCTTCTCTTCTTCTGTTGCATAATCCCACATTTATTTGTTTAACTGTACAAAAATACATATTTTTGCTACATTATTCAAAATCCTCCTAAAATAATCTGTATATGAGGCCTAAACAGACAACTGTCATATTCGACTGTGAAAGAATGAGATATCCAAATACAGGCTTATATGTATTTGGTAAGGAGCTGGTCACAGCATTACAAAAAGAATCTTTTCAAAGGGGGAAGAAACTCATGATTTATGCCAGAAAAAGCACTGTTGATGATTGGGGGATTAATATTGAGCGTAAAAAAGTATTCAAATCTTTACATAAGCGTATATTATTAACTCCTAAAGATACTGGTCTATGGCATAGCCCCTTTCAGTTATCTCATTTTTTCCCAAAAGGAAAGAAGATATTACTAACCATCCATGACTTAAACTTCTTGTATGAATTGAATGCAAATGCACAAAAAGCAGAACTATTCAAATTGCAAAAGATTGTGGATAAGAGCGTTCATATCGTAGCCATTTCTCAATTTGTGAAGAATGACATCCTGAGCCATCTTGACACTAAAGGTAAAGAAGTTTCCGTCATTTACAACGGATGTTCTATATTTAATGGAAGACTACAAGAACCACCTATAAAGCCACAGAAAAAGTTCCTTTTCTCTGTCGGCACCGTTTTACCCAAAAAAAACTTTCATGTGCTTCCCTGCCTGCTTCAAGAAAACGACTATGAGCTAATTATAGCTGGGGTACGGAGCGAATACGAGAACAAAATTATAGAAGAAGCTCAAGAACTTGGAGTTTCAGAACGAGTTAAAATCATTGGTACTATTCCCGAGGCCGAAAAACACTGGTATTATAAGAATTGCGAAGCCTTTTTATTCCCATCTGTAGCCGAAGGATTCGGATTACCAGTTATAGAGGCTATGTACTATCAACGTCCTATTTTTTTATCATTACACACTTGCCTTCCCGAAATAGGTAGCCACTACGCATATTATTTTAATCGAGATTTTGATCGCAAAAAGATGCAAGAGGAATTCAAAGAAGGAATGAGAGATTTCTCTTCCGGAAATATGAATCAGGATGCTATGAAAGAACATGCTCTTGGTTTTTCATGGGCAAACGCAGCCAAACAATATTGGGATATTTATGAGCAATTGCTCTCTTAATACCAACTAGAAAGAAAGAAGAAGAACATATTGAATCAAATAGCATTTAACCTAACCAAAATTCTTAACTTTGCAAAAAATAAACAGCAATATGGATAATACGATCATTTTCGACTGTGAAAGAATGAAATACCCCAATACTGGGCTCTATTTCTTCTGCGACATGTTGGCTGAAGGTCTTTCTGAAGAATCACTAAAGCATGAAGAAAAATTAGCGTTCTATGTACCCAAAGGATTAAAGAACCGTTGGGGAGCTAAATATGCATATAAGATCGTTCATAAAATCCATAAACTTTTCATTCCTTGTAATTCCAATATCAAAGTCTGGCATACAACCTACCAGCTTTCATCCTATATTCCCAATAACAAAAAGTTAGTATTAACCATACACGATCTTAATTTCCTTTATGAAAAAAAGAAAAGCAAACAAGGTAAATGCTTAAGAAAACTACAACGGATTGTAGATAAAGCAGATTACATAGTCACTATATCCGAGACTACCCGTAAAGACTTATTAGAACACATTGATTTAAAAGGTAAACCTATTGAAGTAATCTACAACGGACGCAATGTCTACACTGGTGATTATGTACAACCGACAGAAGTACCTCAACGCCCATTCCTTTTTACAGTTGGAACCGTACTTCCCAAAAAAAACTTTCACGTATTGCCCTGCCTGCTAGAAGACAATGATTACGAGCTTATCATAGCAGGTGTCCGCTCGGAATATGAAGAACGGATTATGAAAGAAGCCGTAAAGTTTGGAGTGGAAGACCGTGTGAAAATCATCGGTACTATCCCCGAAGCGGAAAAGCATTGGTATTTGCTCCACTGCAAAGCTTTCCTATTCCCCTCTATTGCCGAAGGTTTTGGGCTTCCGGTTATTGAAGCCATGTATTACCAAAAGCCAATTTTCCTATCTGACCATACTTGTTTGCCTGAAATCGGTGGTGAATTTGCCTACTATTTCAACTCTGAATTCAATGAAGCACAAATGCAGGCAGAATTCAAACAAGGTATGGACGATTTTGAGAACGGAGGTATTGATAAGGAAAAGATGAAGGAACATGCCCTCAGATTTTCTTGGAAAACCGCTGCAAAAAGATATTGGGAAATATACCTGAAACTAATGAATGAGAAAGAATGTGTATAACACACAGAAATATCTTTATCCACTACTATTTTATCTACGGAGTACATATAGCGAAAACATAAATGGCAATTAATAAGGATATCCTTTGCAAAGATATTAAACTAAAAAATAAATGGTAAAAACATGGGGATGTTGTGAAGTGAAACATCCCCATGTTTTATGTCATAACATCCGGATGTTATTACGTAAAACATCCGGATGTTATGAATTTTAAATATAAACATTTAAAAAGTTAATCATTGAACAACAATCGATTAGAATACAATTTCCATAGCACTTAACAAGAATAGTCATTGCCCATTTTATGGACATCTCAAATATACACTATATCCAATGGTCCTTTATAGCTATATTGAACAAAAAATCATTTGTTTAATAAAACTCTTTTTTCTCTTTTTACATATATATTTAAGCCTGACATCCTCCAATTAAAATAATTTCCTTCATTTATGTCTAAGTTCACAGAAATTAATCTATATTTGTGGATATATAAATTTTAAATATATTTTTATGAAAAAAAGAAATTTATTTGGAGTATTAGGCTTAACATTAAGTTTTTGCTCATGTTCAAATCTGGAAGAATTACCTATTGACTCCTCTCCTACATCTAACGAAATAATAACGAGAACTGCAGGAGATGGAAAGTATGATATTTTAGGGCACGGGTATAACATTACAAGCGCGTATTTAGATCCTAAAGCTAGTGGAGCGCTTGTTCTAGATATAGATAAATTAAAAAATAGAAACTTAATATTAGAATATAAATTAGAAGAATCACAATCTCGCTATACATCAGGTAAAGACGTTTACGATTTCACATCTAACATGTCTTCATCACTAAAAATAGAACCGGAATTTTTGAAAGTTATAGCTGGCGCATCTTTAAATGTAGCTTTTGGAGGAAATAACACTTATACATCAGACTATTCATTTGCATATTTCACTCAAAAATATGTAGATAGTAGATTTAGAATAGCTGAATCAAATATAAACGTATTACGTGAATGTTTAACTCAGCAATTTAAAGATAGAATTTCATCTTATACACCAGCCCAAATTGTAGAAGTATATGGTACACATGTTTTAAAAGACATTTATGTGGGTGCTAAATTAGAGGTATATTATTCCTCTAAGTCTACTACAACTTCTAAAAAACAAAATGTCGATGCTGGCTTAGGAATGTCTCTTGTCAATATTTTCAAAATAGATGGTAAATTTAATTACGACAGTTCCTTGGCTACAAATAACAAGGAACAATCTTTATTTTACTCAACTGTGGGTGGCGATCCTATGGTCGGTTTAATAGGCTCCCTAAATCCAGAAACATACCCATCCGTAGATATTTCCAAATGGAATGCAACAGTAAGAAATGCAACTCCTAAATTTATTGATGTGGATGCCAATTCTAAATCATTTATACCAATCTATGAATTAGTAGCCGATCCTGCCAAAAGCCAGGAAATAAAAAATTACATTACTAGTTATACAAAAAATAAAGAACTAAAGTCGGTAACATTGTATCCAACGGGTGCAGGTATGCGTTCAGTATCAGGATTGGGACAATTAAATGATGGAGGAGGTGTAACTATTGCTGATATTGATGGGAATGGTAAACCAGATATGATACTTATGGGAATCGATGCTCCAGCTAAAGATAATTCATTTTGGTATAAAGTTTTATTCGATATAGATGAGAATGGATATTCTTCTAGGCAATCTAAACTTTACACACTGCCAGGAGTAGGCTGGGATAACGCTGGAGGTGGAGTAGCTATAGCAGATTTAAACAAAAACGGAAAGCCGGATATGATTTTACTTTGTGCAGATGATCCTAATAATGGCAATACAGCAAATGTCTGTTACCGCATTGCATATGATTTAAAATCGGATGGGAGTTATTCTTCAATTTCTTCACCAAAATGCATTCCAGGTTATGGCAGCCATTATCAAGGGGCTGATATTGATATTAATGATATAAATGGGAATGGAATTCCGGATTTGTTAGTAGCCGTTTATGATAATCCGAAAGACATGAATAGCTTTGTATACCAAATCGCATTTGACTTAGATCCCTCCGGAAACTATAAAAGTTTGTCACCTAGCTACGTAATTCCAGGAGTTGGATATGAAGGAGATGGTGCAGGCGTTGCAGTGGGCGATATTGACAGAAATGGGAAATTAGATATTATATTTATGGCCATTGATGCCCCTGCAGGAAGTGATACTTTTGTATACAGAATACTTCCTGATATAGATAAATATGGAGTTAGTTATTCACCATTATCTGATCAAATTGGTTTACCAACCAGCTTATCCCCTTGCCAGAAAGGTGCTGGAGGCGGATGTTGTTTATATGACATAGATAATAATGGATTCCTTGATGTTGTCTTCATGGCTATCAAAAATGACTCAAAGGGTATAGATAATACTTGGAGATACATTACAGGACATAATTTAAATAAGCAAGGTATCCCTATGCAGTGGAGATAAGGCAACTTATAAGAATGAACATATTACTGTAAAAACATCATTTCGCCAGCCGAAATACAAAGTAAGTGTTGGAATAAAAAAATGATCCCTCAAGCGTAAATGCAAAAACATCAACTCTTGAGGGATTTCAATTAAAAATCTGCTTCGATTAATTCGTATCGATTATTCCGGCTACCTAAAAGCATCTGTAAAGTGATCACCGTACTGAGCTGTGTTGTAAATAATTGACCACAATGTTGCCCATAATACCCCACGACCGTAATATTCATTATTCGTGGTAGTCGCCAAAGCATTATAAACCGGAGTCCATGTATTGGTATGTTGAGAATCGCCAAGGAAAATGACCCGTTTTTGCAAATCAATGGATAACGAACACCCATTACCGGCTACTTCCAGTACTTTCGTTGCGCTGCCAGGTGCATCGAAAGTTCCGCTTATCCCATCTCTATAAAACAGAGCATTAAAATCAATCTTTTGCAATGGATTGTAATTGCTGAATGGTCCGTTCTTAACAATATAGTTCCATACAGAGTCATTGGAGTGTGTAGTGACCCAAGTAGCCGATGTACCGCTGTTGCTTCTATATGTATATCCCCATGAGTTGAATTTTGCAAACAGAGCCTGATTGTCAGAAGCACTATTATCAAGGACAACAACAGCAAACCTGTTTTTCTTCGGGCTGTTTTCCAACCATGTAATCAAATTATCATAGTAACCAGAAGCCGCAGTGGCGTATCTTCCGGAAAAGAGAACATTCACATCATCAGGTATACTCGCACCCACTCCTGCACTATTGCTTTCATTATTCGGCAAGGTGGGAGTTACCGGAGTATAAACCACACCTTTCGGGCCAAAGAATGTTGCATAATTTCCGTAATTACGGAAAACACTGAGAATGCTATTTCCAAGCGCACCATAGCCTCCATAAAGGTTGGCGACATTAATCGTGATAGGCTTGAGCATCGTCCTAACGATAGCAAAACGGGATGTCACATCAGTCCCCACCAATGTTAACTTCACATGATATGTAATATCACGGTTTGCATCCTTGTACAATGTCTTGGGTAATTGAATCTTAAACTTAGTTCCCATCGCATAATCAGTACCCCACGGCATTTCAGTACCGGTTTCAC encodes:
- a CDS encoding ABC transporter ATP-binding protein, translating into MKEFFQLMRRFVSPYKKYLGWAIVLNVLSAVLNVFSFTLLIPILQILFKMDNKVYEFIPWDSGVGMKEVLVNNFYYFVTEMIEKNGPSLALLFLGLFLAFMTLLKTSCYFASSAIMVPLRTGVVRDIRIMVYSKVMSLPLGFFSEERKGDIIARMSGDVGEVENSITSSLDMLIKNPILIIFYFTTLIITSWQLTLFTILVLPGMGWLMGVVGKKLKRDSLEAQGKWSDTMSQLEETLGGLRIIKAFIAEKKMVDRFTKCSNDYRDATNRVAIRQSLAHPMSEFLGTLLIVIVLWFGGSLILGHNSSIDAPSFIFYMVILYSVINPLKEFSKAGYNIPKGLASMERVDKILKAENKIKEVPNPKPLNGLNDKIEFENISFSYDGKREVLKSVNVTIPKGKTVALVGQSGSGKSTLVDLLPRYHDVQEGDIKIDGTSIKDVRISDLRSLIGNVNQEAILFNDTFFNNIAFGVENATMEQVVEAAKIANAHDFIMEKEEGYNTNIGDRGSKLSGGQRQRISIARAILKNPPILILDEATSALDTESERLVQEALERLMKTRTTIAIAHRLSTIKNADEICVLYEGEIVERGKHEELLALNGYYKRLNDMQSL
- a CDS encoding acyltransferase family protein yields the protein MRDNLIDSIKAFAIILVILGHSIQFNIPENFDSDYLFRIIYSFHMPLFMFISGYVTIFSKKPNLKSLARKAKTLLLPYLSWAFINYFIFHYGMSFYEYQKMVINEPDNALWFLYVLFFCHLTFYFLNKIPSHFDTWIGIIISIPIMLLPFHSFGFNLFKWYFFFFIIGRGVSEYKNHLRIKNSLILILSVPLFFFLSYFWHRTMLPNFFLGKPVSALIYKLAVPCLGIISTFSIFKAINIQSDFWSKVIGRKTLEIYIAHFLFIFPCVSILKGHMNTWLAIVLTCIISLFCSLLFAKLVKQNKILSLFLFGK
- a CDS encoding alpha-1,2-fucosyltransferase translates to MGKLKRSFYKKLMQFGFVHPEVILLMDGGICSQMHQYLLGQLYAEKGYLVCFDVSFFQEWGSDLNRKFVRNFDLLKAFPYLHFDKASKMAVDFYKRKCYFGGNNSGTRIDDFSFLQFTPPVYLGGYYHLPPEIWLKTFRSLFKMTPGVLDNSNEELCKEIKDCICPVAVHVRRGDLSVDVYAYGKPASFDYFKKAVRFFEEKLLLPYFYFFSDEPSWVEKELISNLSLNDNFKVIDINGSDKGYMDLFLIAHCRHCITSKGTLGKYGALLGDDSNKYVILCDDETEYVWKNLFQHPIFL
- a CDS encoding glycosyltransferase family 2 protein codes for the protein MDGSCPLVSVIIPVYNSENYVEACIGSVVNQSYKNLEIIVVNDGSTDGSQYLVEKYASADSRVVVINKTNEGLPLARRSGLSVANGKYIQHLDSDDTLLENAIECLVKRAEETNADIVAAPFYFCYPGQPKRFSGALAFDELKGTDYLDEILNEQAYCSVWSNFQRRSLFQDNAVETVSHIYYGEDAIMMVQLLVHDPKVVSFDKPILNYNRVPTSITVNVNDEKYLNYRAYQVWLEEFFKKLGIDKKYERGMARLHIRTTFTSISWNHLEDVRNDLKRLVRDLKLYPDLENLLSRRERKIITIYRISPWLGYFNIIRYKKQGKI
- a CDS encoding glycosyltransferase; its protein translation is MQQKKRRIAFIHDEFPGGGGERVTIDVANFLVAAGYDVFVFAGKFCKEKVSSEITLNLQVIELPERYVEQSKIDADAIVESVNRLNINVLVSVGRRMLFINDILQKTHCKYVYALHSIPFWEAELILDRARRRGMVSWISKLEWYLISYPKYVWFKKAFRKIRAMYKETYQLADRYVVLCDAYKDELIRRLSLDAHDTKLRVIPNSERKVKLVNWDKKQQLLFVGRMSYVDKRVDRLIDIWRKIFNQLPDWELILVGDGEEREKLEKKVKLEGLERVRFVGFSDNVGSYYREAAILCLVSTFEGWPLCLTEAQANGVVPIAFDCSAGVHHILSPSGKNGVLIPPFDLDRYADSLLKLIKNPELLQEMRNDIVKKAEEYSIDVVGRRWIELLDELCV
- a CDS encoding glycosyltransferase family 4 protein; this encodes MRPKQTTVIFDCERMRYPNTGLYVFGKELVTALQKESFQRGKKLMIYARKSTVDDWGINIERKKVFKSLHKRILLTPKDTGLWHSPFQLSHFFPKGKKILLTIHDLNFLYELNANAQKAELFKLQKIVDKSVHIVAISQFVKNDILSHLDTKGKEVSVIYNGCSIFNGRLQEPPIKPQKKFLFSVGTVLPKKNFHVLPCLLQENDYELIIAGVRSEYENKIIEEAQELGVSERVKIIGTIPEAEKHWYYKNCEAFLFPSVAEGFGLPVIEAMYYQRPIFLSLHTCLPEIGSHYAYYFNRDFDRKKMQEEFKEGMRDFSSGNMNQDAMKEHALGFSWANAAKQYWDIYEQLLS